The Drosophila bipectinata strain 14024-0381.07 chromosome 3L, DbipHiC1v2, whole genome shotgun sequence region TGACTCCGCGTCCCAGATCACGCACAAGTGAAAGTAATTTGGACTCTGGTTGCGTATTTTTTAATGGTCCAAGCGCACGAATTTAAAACTTCAGTGCAGCGGATCGCACGATCGATCCGATGGCTTGGCTCCGAATTATGCAATTACTATGTATTATGCGGTAGAAATTAAACTTCAAGCGGAGGGCGTTGAATAATTTATGCACAAGGCCCGCCATGGAGGATCCAACCTTCGGACCATCAAGATTGCAACTGCGATCGAGGCAAGCCCATCGCAGATCAATCTCAAGAACTGGGTTAAGGTAACCAGAAGCGTGTCTGTGAGGCGTGACCATCCAACGATCAATAGCCCATTCTCACAGAAGtggcctaaaaaaaaaatcccaaagccacaaaagacaaaaaaactGCAAGCCGAAAATTGGAAAGGCAAAAATCCAGTTTGCAAGCCGGTTCTAATGCGTGCACTGTCCATTTGCttgattgcattttttttcatgGGAACTGGGCTCGGAACTTAAAACATGGCACTTGCAAGGGGACCTGGGAGGACAGGGCGGCAGCTTTATGGGTCGCATTTGAAAGTGATTGTTGCCGGGGGAGAATGCAACCGCCAGCGGCAGTGTCGCATTTTATGGCCATCGCGGCTATAGGGACTTGGTGGTTAAGCTAGTGGGTTGTATCTTTATGGGGCTATTGAAGATAAATGTCTATTTTCAACCATAccattataatatttaatcctttttttaaattgattttttaatagtAAAAAGTTGTAATGTTACTCATTACTGTCACCCATCTATTTTAAGTTGTCTTAAAGATGACACGCAATCTTCGCACTTAACCCCGTCTCGTTAACTAGTTGGCTGATGGATTATGGCCACTTTGGTAACGAAATATCCGTTACCAGCTTCCGCATGCAAAGGCCATAAAAAATCGCCGATGGCCAAAGCCAGGCTATGTGGCTGAAACCGAAGCCGAAAGCTAAACGGACCGGACCAGGAGCTCTGTCGGGCCAATGAACATGCACAATGCACACAATGCATCACGAACACACTCACACTTATGGCCATGGCCGAATCCCCAGCTAGAGCCAGAGCCGTGTGGTTAATGAACCCCAGTCCCCTCCCGCACATTACCTCTAGTGTCGTTGCATGCTTCAATTGTAAttatgttgctgttgcagtttgCAGTTGATATTGGtattgctgttgcagttgcagtgaAGCGAAAAGGAAAGTGCGCGAAAGCGAGTTCGAACTCAAGAtctgcactgagagaaactaCCCACTATTTGTAGTTTTTCATGAAGACCATTTCTTCAAACATTATATATCTGAGACCCCCAATGTATTAAAGTGCATTGAAAACTTACATCATCGTACTGCTCCTCTTCctcctgctgttgctgctgcagcttgTGCTGTCCCTTGCCCAGGATCGAGGTGGAGGGAGCCTGGTAGGAGGCGGGCTGCACCCGGCGTGGCGGCTGGGGGGCAGCCTGGGCGGGAGGACGGTAGGCGGCCTGCTGGGGCTGAGCCTGGTACTGCAAGTACACATGTATTAGCCCCCCGGACACAAAATACTCAAGGATCAAGGAGGTCACCCACCTGTGGCTGCTGGAGGTAATCCCGAACTGCTGGGGCCACGTAaccctgctgctgctgggcgcGGATCTGCTCGGCCACGGTGTCCTTCAGCCGGATCTGCTGGCCGGCGGTCACGTACTGCTGCGACTGCTCCGAGTTCTGTTCGTAGATGGGCGTGCCGTCGATCGTCTGGCCCTGGCCCTGGccctgctgctggtgttgcagCTGCTGGTAGTACTGCCTCAAGTAGGCGGGGTCCACGCCCTGCTGACCGCTAGCCAAGCCACAAACCGAAATGGCAGCCACCACTAGTTGAAGGAGTTGCATGTTGCTGGAGGAGATTTTGCTGCTTTAAATCACAATCCGCGCACTTAACACTGAAAACTGAAACCTCACCGCCGGAGCCACAAAAATATCTGCGCTGGCTTCGGACCCAAATTGCACTTTTATATCGGCGTTAGCTGAGCGCCACCAAGCTGGCTCtctctctaaaaaaaatacatatatctgTGGAGCTTTGTAACGCCAGCTCTCCATAGCTGACTCTGGGGCGACTCTTGGCTGATTTACAACAGCTGTTTTTGGTGGGCCGACTCCCCCCGATTCGGTTTTCCATTTCCGTTGAAATCATAGTTCCTCTACCCTCGACCTGGGCCATTGTATAATGTATCTTTTTTAACATTACATGATCGGGGGCAAGTGCTCTTTCCATTTTCTCTGTCAAAAAGATGGAAAATGATTTACTAAAATTCAAATACCAATTAACTAATAAAGCGGGGCAGTTAATAAAAACTTTCACGAATTTGTCATTTAAATATAACAACATAAAGTATCTGCTAGCACACACCCGAGTGTTGTAATAGCATGCAATTCCCgcaaataaaatgttaattatAAGTACCTGAATACTAAGCACTCTCATAATGCGGTTGACTCCTTCAGCTGACATGCAACTACAACTGATTTTATGCAATTGGCTCTTGTGGCGTGGTCGATGGCTTCCCATTAGATAATCATCCCAAAAATTAATCGTTCGGCTCTTGATGAGGTTCAAATTCTTGAGGTCAGGCCCCACCCGAGTCGACAAAAGTGAACAAGTGCATAGTGTGCCATTGTTTCCAACAGGGTTTGACCCAAATTGCATTAAACGTTTTTCATTGGGGCTTTTGTCTTGTATCCGCAGTCGCTTCTATCGATCTATCTACCGTATGTATTGATGaatgtatctttgtatctgtatctggggTTGCGAACGCGTTCGCGTTGCGGTTGAATAGGTTCAATCGGTCTTTGATTCACTGATTGCCAAATCTTTTGCACTTTAAGCCCTTTTTGCAGCATGTGTACCATACGATCATGTGATCGTGTCATTAAACCTCCATAAACTGGAGAAGTACAGTGAGTATAGGATAAAGATTAGACTAGTTACCTTTATTTCAGCTCAGTGTTCGACTGTTTACTATACTTAGTATCTACTGTACTGAAAGCCTCCTTTGCATTTGACCAAATTTGATATTTGAGACGTCGATGCGATTACAATTGCCTCAGACCATTGTTAATGTTACAGTTGCCATACGCCCTGAATTTGCATGCAAATCTACAATAAATCTTTCCACTAGACGAGATTTCTTCGACAAGGTCGTTTCGGGGGAGCTACGGCGGCTATGGCAATTGAATTTTATACACAAATTGGAATCAAAATCAGGTTGACCGTTTAATGGGATCGCTCTGACATTGTGCCAGCTTGGGTAAtgcagtaaaataaaaaactggccaaaacaaCAGATGTATGAAAGAAAATAACATttgctgtgtgtgtggcttACTTAGCCGTGAAGTGAAAGTACATTATGTGGTGCAGACAATTGTTATGCACATTACACACGTACATACACTCTCGAGTGACTTATTTCCATTCAAATTAAAGTCAAATTTATGTTTACGCTCATTTCTTAGCCCATGTGTGCATATAGTTTCAATATAAATACGTTTAATTGCCCAAATGATTGATGGAATAAGTGCAGATTTGCAGCGTCATGTTATGCAAAGATTTTCggctactttttttttttaaaggggtgGAGTCTGAGTCTTTTATTTTACCTGGGCAGGGCCCGAAACTACTTATAAAGAGGATAGCTCGTCATATTCAAATAATTTTGATACAATTACACAGCCAGAGTGTTGAAATGTTTGATCCACTTGTGGGTAAATTATATCACAGCCAGAGAGCAGTTACTGGATTTATGAATATCAGGTGTTATAATATTTGTAAGTCCATTAACCACTCAAGACTCTGAACAGTTTCTTTTTCCAATCAAAGTcacatttattaattaaaacattatttacaCCTATTACATTCCATGACTAGAATCACTCGTAGTTAAAAAAATCTCATGATTTTTAACTCAGAATCAGCATAAACATAAGGTAATTGTAAATCAAAGCTCCTGCTAAGTgtaatttaattgttttttattttagaattgAGGTGGTAGAGTTAATGTgtatatcatatatatatttatttcaaatccGATTTCATTTACCAAACCAATTTATCATTAAGCTTGTTAGTGTTTCacaatttcttgttttttgttcgttcttcatataatttattaagttaaatagaatttcataaaaatccgCTAAATATGTTAGGAGATAAACAACTGTCGGTGCCAACTATTGCAGATGTTGTCGgtgttgatgttgatgttgctagtgtcgatgctgctgctgcaacatCTAGTAGTCGGTGGCACCAATAACGCTGTACATCAGACGATTGAAAGAGCCGCTCTGGCGTATGTTCTCGTCGTGGGTGTTTACCACCTTcaaaaaaacatataatacatttagttaattaaaataaaaacataaacaatttttaaaagatacTCACATTGTACGGCGGCCGGGATACTGGCGCTGATACTGGTTTCTGTAAGATCATTCAGTggggaataaataaataatattcaacTTAATAACCTTTGTAATTTCCAGcgctttttgttattttatccAAACTATCAAAAATGCAATCTCTAAGTTTTATGAGCTTTTGTGTTAAATGTTAAAtggcttcaaaaaaaaatagtgtgagtgtgtggtgCGCTTatgatttggaaaatatacACAAAGATGGGGTTAATGGAGATGCCATATCAGAATTAGTAGTTACTTTGGCTTAGTTAGTAGTTAACATTCCGCTGGACAAGGACACTCTGACACTGTTGACTAACATTCGGTTGGTTCAACTGTACAACTAGGGGTCAGGATTAACATTTTTACACAGATAGAGAGAGACAGCAAGAGCGAGACAGGAACAGAGAGATATAGATTGAGATATAGGCAGACTTTGTACAGATGAGCTTGAGCTTGGGCGAGCGATCTTGTCTTGGATGCCTTCACATAGAGTTTTTTGACTGAGGTCGtttgatttttgaatttgaatggACTTGGTCTTCCCTGATTAGATCTTACCTTTCCTGGAACCAATCTATTCGGCTGGTAGACCTTGGTCTGCACAGGAATGGTCACTTCCTGTGGCGAAGAAGTGCCATAGTTGCTGTAGCCGCCCTCCTCTTGGATGGCTCTGTAGGTATCGCTGTTCCTGGGATCGTACACGACAGTTTTCTTATAGCTGCTCGATGGCAGTTAACAGTGATCAGTAACGGTATTGGTATCGGTATCGGTATCGTTATCAGTTTCGGGggttttttgcattttgagATCGTTGAAAGCGCCGTTATTtcgttggtttttttttttgggttatgcgtatgtttttcaatagatttattttaagtcgttttattgtttgttggTTAATCGAAATTCATTCATTTAAATGaattaacaaaatatatttggttttttttttggtttgtttttttttttttacatcgGTTGAGTAGCGTGAGACAGAGTAGTGAGAGAATAGAAAGAGAAAACAGGATGTGCACAAAATACGTTagaattattttgttttgtttgtagttgtagtattttttgtaattttttataaattttattttgttttttactgGTGTGCTTTATTGTCCATTCAATGGCACACTCCTCAAACAATTTGCGATTAATAGGAAACTCATTAACAAATTCCTTACGAACTAGTTAATAAAAGTAATCGAACAGAACTGCATAACAAGTGtaagatttttattaattttaatcagtTTTCATCGTATGAGTTGAAGCCTTAAGGTCGGGAGGGGGTTAGGTTTTGTTAAGATTAggattaaaaaatgtattaatactGGAGGGGGTTGCAATGGCCGGGGGTATGATGAATAGGAACTTTCAGTGCTGTCTTTCAAACAGTTTTCTCGTAAAAATAATTCAGCAAACTTCTTTATAACCAAGATTAGTCTTAAAAAGGGGCGGGGCTGGGAAGGAAAAGAGGAATTTTCAGCAGGGTTGGGGTTTTTGGGGGGTCTAGTTGGAAAGACTTTTTTTGTGGCTACTATTTCTTTGATCATTTGTTTTGTTGATAGAGTTGTTGCAGTTTCTGCTGGCGATGTTGGCGTTGTTGCTCTGCAAGTTggtctttttgcttttgttgctcCAGGATTTTACGTTTTTGTTCCAGGAAAGATAGATCGATGAAAATTCTAACATTAATTGTGCAGCTGAGTTCTAAATATATAACGGGGTCTAATATCTAGAGTCGTAATTGTCTAAGGTGTTGAGTtggttttcattaaaattttaatattttattttggtttaaattaaaaataaataattatatttacagCACCTGACCTGCCAAAAGAAACCCCAATATGCCGATTTACCTTTCACACCTGCGCCAGAATATGCGGATAACCCAAAGAAGGAAAACCCTGTGGGGACTTGTTGGAGATACTTTCAGGAAAAACACTTATATACAAATAGTATTGGTTTCCATATCACAGACTCCTGTCTAAAGAGATTTTTGTTGCAATAGGAAAATATATGGGAAAGGGAACACATAATATGTACATTCATATGGACAGCAGAGCACATGCATCGGTTTTTGGACTGGTGTCGTGTTGTTCTGTTGTTCTGCCAGACATATCATAGATATTGTATCTTGTTTTTAAAGGACTTTTTCATAAATTGTTGTGGTTGCGGGAGACAACAATTATGGGTATTTGATGGGTTAATCTGTACAGACAGGCAGGGATATATATTTAGATATGAAAACATTcctcattttcaattttcaatttgtcTCAAGGCAAGTTCAAGTTCAATTTCGAATTCTTGCTCGAAGGATTCAATCAAAGAAACGAAATCAGGCTGTGCTCAAGATATGAAATTACTTTTACCCGTTAAGTTTTGTTGGCAAAGGACGATGCAAAGGACTGTCCTTCAAGCGATTGCTTTCGCTTGTGGCGAAGCTACAACAATATACATAgaatatataggtatatatagAGAGTGGAATATATAAAGtagataaaataataaaacagaTATCCGGCGATAGGCGTACGTACAACATCTAGGGACTGGAGTGTGTTTCTATAGTGTTTTCGTCTGATTCGTGTGTGCTTCGTTTTAGTAAATttcgttttgaaaaatttggcTTACAATTATGATGGgttagtttaaaaattttcgcaGCTTAACCAATATCAAGTTATGTGGAACTTAGTCTACTTGTATTCGTAATCAAAATCGTGTCTCGGGATATTAGTTTCAAGCTACTAGGCGCATTTCGAGTGGCTCTCTCTCtggcaaaaaagaaaagctgcAATAAATTTTGACATTTCTACGCAGATTTATTCAGTAAATTGCAATTTCCAAAAATAGTAAAGAAACGTAATTATATAGGCAATATGTTCAATTCGACAAGCGTAATCCAAAGTTCAGATATTAGTGGtatatttcttttgtttcgaGCTAAGCATAAGAGTTTTCCAAATGGTATATTTCAGTTGGCAACTTACGGAACTGTTGTCCTGATGGTATCCTCGATGTTGCTGTTGGAGTACAGACCGATGGGCGAGTTGAATTGCTTGTGGAAGACCtagaaattttttcttttataaagtaaactatttatttaagaGAATCCCCCTCATGACTTACGCGGCCAGTGTCGGCCTCGGAGCCAACAACCTTGTGCAGCATGGTGTCGGCCACGCGCTGCTTCATGATACTGTCATGGTAGTCGTGTCCTGGATGGGCGCGCACAGCCGGGTTGGGGTAGTGCCTCAGGTAGGACTCTGTCGTGGGCGCATCCTTCTTCACTTTAGCGCCCGGCAGGACCAGAGGAGTTGTTCGGTAGGGCTGAAATTAATGGAAAACATAACACCACACGTGATCAGTCAAGATTAACGACTTTGTTTATGCCAAATACAATCTGCACACATTTGGCAGCCATGTTCTGGCAAatgataatataaataaatcagAGAGAGATTACCACAAGTTCTAGAATTATTTTTCCTGTGATCTTTCGATCTTCGCCCACTGTGCTGGACGCGAGTGTGTGCGCGTATAAAGTTTATTTAcctaaaattccattttatgtGCGAGCAGAGCGCCCGTTTATATACTTTCAAAAATATCTCATCGCCATGGCGTATATTTTTAGGCGCTTACGTGAGCGTGTTCTTCGCCAGCCAGCCAACGTCcagttttcattttatttttaccaagCAGTCGGACGAGTAAGTAATTCTATATGTTGGGGCTACTGATTTGAATGTTGTAACAAAGCGCGCCTTATCGATTGATTAAGCTCTATCGATTACCGATTATCCTGATTTAAGCAGCTGATCGTGGCTAGGACTTTTCCAACACTGAATATCTTCGCGCTTTTTTTTGACTACCAGCTGGCGTGGCACTAATTCAGAATAAtccatattatttttaagagataattattatttaaaaagagcTACTAACTACATGGCCGCCGTTCGACGCTCCACGCGCCTATCGGCCGCTGCTTCGTCTCTGCCACCTACgccgcagtcgcagtcgctgCAAACGGCGAAACAAAGTGAAGTCAGAGGTCGGCGCAGATCGGACGTTTGGAAAATCAGACAACCGACTGTAGAAATAATTGATAGCGACGAGGACTCTGATGACCGCATTAGCCTCGTTTCAGAGAACAACGAGAACCGCAGCCACCTGTTGAATAAAATGGACAACGGCAGCAGCAGGCGCAGGACGACGACAGGCTCAAGAGTTCATATTTCCGACAATGAGCCACCGAAGACGCCACGCAGCAGTAAGAAAACATCAAAAACAGCCGCTTCCCGAGCGAAAAGAATCGAGGAAAATGAAGAAGCGGTCAGGATATTTCTGGAGAGCAGTGatgtggaggaggaggatgtgGTCAACGCTTCTCCGCCCAAACAACGTAAAATTCAACCGCTTCCTCAACATCTTATTAGTCCCTCGCGACTGCTGGACAGGCTCAGTATAGATGAGCGCCAAGAAGAGGACCCCAAGGAGACCAAGACTGATAAAAAGCAAGAGAAACTTTCAAAGAAGAAATCGCAGCCTCAAGCACATAAAGACCATCTTCCAGAAGAGAAGGAGGAATCCAAAACGGAGGAGCCAAGCCTCTCCCCAGAATTTAAGTCGCGCAACAAATACCAAAACGCTCGTCGGGTTCTAAACAGTGCAGAGACTCAAAACTTACCCGGCCGGGAGCAACAGCTCCAAGAACTTCGAGAGTTCTTCACCAGTCATTTGGAGACCCAAACCTCCGGAAGTCTGTATGTCTCAGGCCAGCCAGGAACTGGCAAAACAGCTTGCCTCTCGCTACTGCTCCGCGATCCGGAATTCTCTAAAAGACTGCAACGTGTCTACATCAACTGCACCAGTATTGCCAGCGTGGGAGCTGTTTACAAGAAGCTATGTTCAGAGTTGCAACTGAAAGTAAGCGGTCGCACGGAACGTGATCACATGGAAGCCATACAGCGGCACCTAAGAACAGCCAAAAAGATGCTCCTTCTGGTCCTAGACGAGATAGACCAGCTGTGTACTAGCCGACAGGAGGTTTTGTACACGATTTTCGAGTGGCCCGCCCTGCCCGGAGCCAGATTACTTCTCGTTGGCATTGCCAATAGCCTCGATCTCACTGACAGGGCTTTAATGCGTCTAAATGCCCGATGCGAGCTAAAGCCTCGGCTTATGCACTTTCCGCCTTACTCCAAGCAACAAATTGTGGAGATCTTCAAGTCGCGCCTGGCCGAGGCAGAGGTTTTGGACGTCTTTCCGCCAGTGACCTTGCAACTATTAGCGGCCAAGGTGAGTGCGATCAGTGGAGATGTGAGGCGTGCTCTGGATATAGGAAGGAGAGTGGTGGAAATAGCAGAGCAGCAGAAACGCGTTGGTGAAAAGGAGTTCAACATGAAGGCCCTGGAACTCGAAGGCAAGGACAAAGAGGAGGCCAAAGAGAAGCAGGGTAAGAATATAGAGGTCTATAAGGATTAGTCCTTAATCAGTACTAATATTTACTCTTCTTTTAGACACTCTAAAACCCGTCCAAGTGACACAAGTAGCGGCTGTTCTTAACAAAGTCTATGGAGCCTCCCAGAACCTTGAGGCGGACATCGAAGACGCCTTCCCACTGCAGCAGAAGCTAATGCTTTGCACGCTAGTGCTAATGCTTCGAAATGAGCGAAACAAGGACATCAGCATGGGACGCCTACACGAAGTCTACCGCAGGGTGTGTGCCAAACGGAATATTCATGCTCTGGACCAGGCAGAGTTTGCTGGCACCGTAGACCTGGTGGAGACCAGAGGCATTATACGCATCATGCGCAAGAAAGAGCCGCGACTGCACAAGGTTCTGCTCCAGTGGGACGAGGAGGAGGTACATGCATCGCTCAGCGACAAGCAGTTAATCGCCTCAAT contains the following coding sequences:
- the Zasp66 gene encoding PDZ and LIM domain protein 3 isoform X3 — translated: MSPKLHEFAVVLQRDGQATPWGIRLVGGNDLDTPLIITRVQVGSPSYGELLRGDIIAKIGEYDARDLSHADAQQLFRGAGNDIRLVVHRDNKIAYTQGVGQEAGPGSRSNSTLPPASPDLLPHRGPSPFLPGPSHFERALQLPVDTLPQTVFPQLNASGGYEIPSSVFSPKPTRDHQQDVDEEQAAIVNQPYRTTPLVLPGAKVKKDAPTTESYLRHYPNPAVRAHPGHDYHDSIMKQRVADTMLHKVVGSEADTGRVFHKQFNSPIGLYSNSNIEDTIRTTVPFATSESNRLKDSPLHRPLPTKLNGYKKTVVYDPRNSDTYRAIQEEGGYSNYGTSSPQEVTIPVQTKVYQPNRLVPGKKPVSAPVSRPPYNVVNTHDENIRQSGSFNRLMYSVIGATDY
- the Cdc6 gene encoding cell division control protein 6 homolog, giving the protein MAAVRRSTRLSAAASSLPPTPQSQSLQTAKQSEVRGRRRSDVWKIRQPTVEIIDSDEDSDDRISLVSENNENRSHLLNKMDNGSSRRRTTTGSRVHISDNEPPKTPRSSKKTSKTAASRAKRIEENEEAVRIFLESSDVEEEDVVNASPPKQRKIQPLPQHLISPSRLLDRLSIDERQEEDPKETKTDKKQEKLSKKKSQPQAHKDHLPEEKEESKTEEPSLSPEFKSRNKYQNARRVLNSAETQNLPGREQQLQELREFFTSHLETQTSGSLYVSGQPGTGKTACLSLLLRDPEFSKRLQRVYINCTSIASVGAVYKKLCSELQLKVSGRTERDHMEAIQRHLRTAKKMLLLVLDEIDQLCTSRQEVLYTIFEWPALPGARLLLVGIANSLDLTDRALMRLNARCELKPRLMHFPPYSKQQIVEIFKSRLAEAEVLDVFPPVTLQLLAAKVSAISGDVRRALDIGRRVVEIAEQQKRVGEKEFNMKALELEGKDKEEAKEKQDTLKPVQVTQVAAVLNKVYGASQNLEADIEDAFPLQQKLMLCTLVLMLRNERNKDISMGRLHEVYRRVCAKRNIHALDQAEFAGTVDLVETRGIIRIMRKKEPRLHKVLLQWDEEEVHASLSDKQLIASILSDTACLGK
- the Zasp66 gene encoding uncharacterized protein Zasp66 isoform X12; its protein translation is MEYVQFKNGSPVYYKEQPDLNECIQYQPYRTTPLVLPGAKVKKDAPTTESYLRHYPNPAVRAHPGHDYHDSIMKQRVADTMLHKVVGSEADTGRVFHKQFNSPIGLYSNSNIEDTIRTTVPNQYQRQYPGRRTM
- the Zasp66 gene encoding uncharacterized protein Zasp66 isoform X9, whose amino-acid sequence is MEYVQFKNGSPVYYKEQPDLNECIQYQPYRTTPLVLPGAKVKKDAPTTESYLRHYPNPAVRAHPGHDYHDSIMKQRVADTMLHKVVGSEADTGRVFHKQFNSPIGLYSNSNIEDTIRTTVPFATSESNRLKDSPLHRPLPTKLNGYKKTVVYDPRNSDTYRAIQEEGGYSNYGTSSPQEVTIPVQTKVYQPNRLVPGKKPVSAPVSRPPYNVVNTHDENIRQSGSFNRLMYSVIGATDY
- the Zasp66 gene encoding PDZ and LIM domain protein 3 isoform X4; translated protein: MSPKLHEFAVVLQRDGQATPWGIRLVGGNDLDTPLIITRVQVGSPSYGELLRGDIIAKIGEYDARDLSHADAQQLFRGAGNDIRLVVHRDNKIAYTQGVGQEAGPGSRSNSTLPPASPDLLPHRGPSPFLPGPSHFERALQLPVDTLPQTVFPQLNASGGYEIPSSVFSPKPTRDHQQDVDEEQAAIVNQPYRTTPLVLPGAKVKKDAPTTESYLRHYPNPAVRAHPGHDYHDSIMKQRVADTMLHKVVGSEADTGRVFHKQFNSPIGLYSNSNIEDTIRTTVPYKKTVVYDPRNSDTYRAIQEEGGYSNYGTSSPQEVTIPVQTKVYQPNRLVPGKKPVSAPVSRPPYNVVNTHDENIRQSGSFNRLMYSVIGATDY
- the Cpr66D gene encoding adenylate cyclase, terminal-differentiation specific, which encodes MQLLQLVVAAISVCGLASGQQGVDPAYLRQYYQQLQHQQQGQGQGQTIDGTPIYEQNSEQSQQYVTAGQQIRLKDTVAEQIRAQQQQGYVAPAVRDYLQQPQYQAQPQQAAYRPPAQAAPQPPRRVQPASYQAPSTSILGKGQHKLQQQQQEEEEQYDDQNSSYQFGFDVKDDEFTNYQNRKEIRDGSVIKGSYSVVDSDGFIRTVKYTADPKEGFKAEVIREPTDIVVKIPTPPPPTQLLRAGGHKQQQEYSSGAPSKQQYQPQYHQYHQ
- the Zasp66 gene encoding uncharacterized protein Zasp66 isoform X10, which produces MEYVQFKNGSPVYYKEQPDLNECIQYQPYRTTPLVLPGAKVKKDAPTTESYLRHYPNPAVRAHPGHDYHDSIMKQRVADTMLHKVVGSEADTGRVFHKQFNSPIGLYSNSNIEDTIRTTVPYKKTVVYDPRNSDTYRAIQEEGGYSNYGTSSPQEVTIPVQTKVYQPNRLVPGKKPVSAPVSRPPYNVVNTHDENIRQSGSFNRLMYSVIGATDY
- the Zasp66 gene encoding uncharacterized protein Zasp66 isoform X11, producing MEYVQFKNGSPVYYKEQPDLNECIQYQPYRTTPLVLPGAKVKKDAPTTESYLRHYPNPAVRAHPGHDYHDSIMKQRVADTMLHKVVGSEADTGRVFHKQFNSPIGLYSNSNIEDTIRTTVPIFIDLSFLEQKRKILEQQKQKDQLAEQQRQHRQQKLQQLYQQNK